From the genome of Bacteroidota bacterium, one region includes:
- a CDS encoding AAA family ATPase — protein MAKIISLANQKGGVGKTTTAINLAASLAALEYKTLLIDADPQANTTSGIGIDSKSEKPSIYDCIINEIEPKKTIITTDIKYLDIIPSHINLVGAEIELIGMENREKKMIKIIDKMRDDYDFIIIDCSPSLGIITINALTASDSVIVPVQCEYFALEGLGKLLNTIKIVQNNLNTNLEIEGILLTMYDIRLRLSNQVVEDVRAHFQQLVFDTIIHRNIRLSEAPGFGVPVLLHDANGKGAVNYLNLAKEILLKNDYKVEK, from the coding sequence ATGGCAAAAATAATATCACTTGCAAATCAAAAAGGTGGAGTTGGCAAAACTACGACAGCAATTAATTTGGCGGCAAGCCTTGCTGCTTTGGAATATAAAACTCTATTGATTGATGCAGATCCTCAGGCTAATACTACATCAGGAATAGGTATAGACTCAAAAAGTGAAAAACCTAGCATTTATGACTGTATAATAAATGAAATTGAACCTAAAAAAACAATAATAACAACAGATATTAAATACCTTGATATTATCCCTTCTCACATTAATTTAGTTGGAGCAGAAATTGAATTAATTGGGATGGAGAATAGAGAGAAAAAAATGATTAAAATAATTGATAAAATGAGAGATGATTATGATTTTATTATTATTGATTGTTCTCCGTCATTAGGAATTATTACAATTAATGCTTTAACAGCTTCAGATTCGGTAATTGTTCCAGTTCAATGTGAGTATTTTGCTCTTGAAGGATTAGGTAAACTTTTAAATACAATTAAAATTGTTCAGAATAATCTTAATACTAATCTTGAAATAGAAGGTATTTTACTAACTATGTATGATATTAGATTACGTTTGTCAAATCAGGTAGTTGAAGATGTAAGAGCTCACTTTCAGCAACTTGTATTTGATACTATTATACATAGAAATATACGCTTAAGCGAAGCTCCGGGATTTGGAGTACCTGTACTACTTCATGATGCAAATGGTAAAGGAGCTGTAAATTACCTTAACCTAGCAAAAGAAATTCTTTTAAAAAATGATTATAAAGTTGAGAAATAA